From Pseudoalteromonas viridis, the proteins below share one genomic window:
- the lptE gene encoding LPS assembly lipoprotein LptE: protein MMRRWQGFMLALFTCMALSGCGFQLKKASYLPDDLRTLHLSGTDSKSALFMSLKQELKRAQVQLLPSPKLANGQDAVELHLYRDSLERQTLSLFKNGQVAQYELAYSVRYRLTRPGFEPIEQEFELYRNYQDDPDNALGKSQEREIILGELRQLASRRIIRELSQL, encoded by the coding sequence ATGATGCGACGCTGGCAGGGTTTTATGCTGGCGTTGTTTACCTGTATGGCGCTGTCCGGATGTGGCTTTCAACTAAAGAAAGCCTCCTATCTGCCGGACGACCTCAGGACACTTCACCTCAGTGGCACCGACAGTAAGTCGGCGCTGTTTATGAGCCTTAAGCAAGAGCTTAAACGTGCTCAGGTCCAGCTGCTGCCCTCGCCAAAGCTTGCTAATGGCCAAGACGCGGTTGAACTGCACCTGTACCGGGACTCACTTGAGCGTCAGACGCTGAGCCTGTTTAAAAATGGTCAGGTGGCACAATATGAGCTGGCCTACAGCGTACGCTATCGTCTCACTCGTCCGGGTTTTGAACCCATCGAGCAGGAATTTGAACTGTACCGCAACTACCAGGATGACCCGGACAATGCCCTGGGCAAGTCTCAGGAGCGGGAGATCATCCTCGGCGAGCTGCGCCAGCTTGCCAGCCGCCGTATTATCCGTGAATTGTCTCAACTCTAA
- the holA gene encoding DNA polymerase III subunit delta, with protein sequence MRCYANQLAGQLKQGLQPFYLIFGEEPFQEAQCVSAVRQVAKRQGFDEVIKFSLLPGFDWLELVNQYNSMSLFSAQTLIEFDLNQQKPPTQGVNILKELAANPNPDVILILKGAKASQDIQRSAWFKALDKQGLFVPCYALTGYHLQRWLDDECKRLKLNLNNDAKRSLLQATEGNLLATHQELEKLSLLYKSAPIDQEKLLSGLLNQAKFDIFDLNDGLLRGNPKTLIKVLNKLAHDNVEPASIAWTLHNQAQLLLNLKQLIQSGTPTQDAFKKHNVWKNQQQNTQQALDRLNTTQLEQLLVLLAEFDSAYKRNILVAPYQALAHIALSFCQSLPFALPYEELA encoded by the coding sequence ATGCGTTGTTATGCCAATCAATTAGCAGGCCAGCTTAAACAGGGCCTGCAACCATTTTATCTGATTTTTGGTGAAGAGCCTTTCCAGGAAGCCCAGTGCGTCAGCGCCGTGCGCCAGGTGGCTAAGCGCCAGGGATTTGATGAAGTGATTAAATTCAGCTTACTGCCCGGCTTTGACTGGCTGGAGCTGGTCAATCAGTACAATAGTATGTCGCTGTTCAGCGCTCAGACGCTGATCGAATTCGACCTTAACCAGCAAAAACCGCCCACCCAGGGCGTGAACATTTTAAAAGAGCTGGCGGCAAACCCGAACCCGGATGTGATATTAATCCTCAAAGGCGCTAAAGCCTCGCAGGATATTCAGCGCAGTGCCTGGTTTAAGGCGCTGGATAAGCAAGGCCTGTTTGTGCCCTGCTACGCGCTGACCGGCTACCATCTGCAACGCTGGCTCGATGATGAATGTAAGCGGCTGAAGCTCAACCTCAATAACGACGCCAAACGCAGCCTGCTACAGGCAACCGAAGGCAACCTGCTGGCCACGCACCAGGAGCTGGAGAAGCTCTCTTTACTCTATAAAAGTGCGCCAATCGATCAGGAAAAGCTGCTCAGCGGGCTGCTTAATCAGGCCAAGTTCGACATCTTTGACCTGAACGACGGTTTGCTGCGTGGTAACCCGAAAACACTTATCAAGGTGCTCAACAAGCTGGCGCACGATAATGTCGAACCCGCCAGCATAGCCTGGACGTTGCACAATCAGGCTCAGCTGTTACTAAACCTCAAGCAGCTGATCCAATCGGGCACGCCCACGCAGGATGCGTTCAAAAAGCACAATGTCTGGAAAAATCAGCAGCAGAACACCCAGCAGGCGCTGGACCGGCTCAATACCACGCAGCTGGAACAATTGTTGGTCCTGCTGGCTGAATTCGATTCGGCCTATAAGCGCAACATTCTGGTTGCACCGTATCAGGCGCTGGCCCATATAGCACTGAGCTTTTGCCAGTCGCTGCCTTTTGCCCTGCCCTACGAGGAGCTGGCATGA
- the nadD gene encoding nicotinate-nucleotide adenylyltransferase — protein sequence MIALFGGTFDPIHLGHINMATQCVDTLGLSELRFIPNAVPVHKQGPAISTADRLAMLQLAIAHEPRFSIDHRELERDTPSYSLLTLQELKAEYPDQALIFLMGMDSFNSLDKWYRWQDIVALCHIVVYQRPGDAFAPSEALQAYLARARCTDTQTLNTQSGGLCYFLPGQPFEAASSTIRNAIKRRQAVEPWLNKTVLEYIQAHQLYLSSSDNP from the coding sequence ATGATAGCGCTGTTTGGCGGCACCTTTGACCCTATCCACCTAGGTCATATCAATATGGCCACGCAGTGTGTGGATACGCTTGGCCTGTCTGAGCTGCGCTTTATTCCCAATGCCGTACCGGTGCATAAGCAGGGTCCGGCCATCAGCACCGCAGACAGACTGGCGATGCTGCAACTGGCCATTGCCCATGAACCCAGGTTCAGCATTGACCACCGGGAGCTGGAGCGCGATACCCCTTCGTATTCTTTGCTTACCCTGCAGGAACTCAAAGCTGAGTATCCGGATCAGGCGCTGATCTTTTTAATGGGCATGGACTCATTTAACAGCCTGGATAAATGGTATCGCTGGCAGGATATCGTGGCGCTGTGCCATATCGTGGTCTATCAGCGACCAGGCGATGCGTTTGCTCCATCTGAGGCTTTGCAGGCGTATCTGGCACGCGCGCGCTGCACAGACACCCAAACGCTGAACACTCAATCCGGTGGCCTGTGTTATTTTTTGCCGGGTCAGCCCTTTGAGGCTGCGTCCAGTACCATCAGAAACGCGATAAAACGCCGCCAAGCTGTTGAACCTTGGCTGAATAAGACAGTCCTAGAGTATATTCAGGCACACCAATTGTACCTAAGCAGTAGCGACAACCCGTAA
- the rsfS gene encoding ribosome silencing factor, which translates to MDSKQLLDFALDKVDDMKARDIVHLDVRNTSSVTDYMVICSGNSKRHVQSIADHVAKEARHAGETPLGHEGQDTGEWVLVDLGDVVVHVMQDQTRDFYDLEKLWG; encoded by the coding sequence TTGGATTCAAAACAACTACTAGATTTTGCCTTAGACAAAGTCGACGACATGAAAGCCCGCGATATTGTTCACCTTGATGTAAGAAATACCTCTTCCGTCACCGATTATATGGTTATCTGCTCTGGTAATTCCAAGCGCCATGTGCAATCCATTGCCGATCATGTCGCCAAAGAAGCCCGTCATGCAGGTGAAACACCATTAGGGCATGAAGGTCAGGATACGGGTGAATGGGTGTTGGTAGATTTGGGTGATGTGGTGGTGCATGTCATGCAGGATCAGACCCGTGATTTCTACGACCTAGAAAAACTCTGGGGTTAA
- the rlmH gene encoding 23S rRNA (pseudouridine(1915)-N(3))-methyltransferase RlmH: protein MKIQLIAVGTKMPGWVETGFQEYQRRFPKDMPLELIEISAGKRGKNADIKRILQQEGEKTLAAIPKGNRIVTLEVTGKPWDTHQLASNMEKWQLDGRDVSLLIGGPEGLAPECIAASEQKWSLSNLTLPHPLVRIVVAESLYRGWSLNNNHPYHRE from the coding sequence GTGAAGATCCAGCTCATTGCAGTCGGCACCAAAATGCCTGGCTGGGTTGAAACCGGCTTCCAGGAATACCAGCGGCGTTTTCCCAAAGATATGCCGCTGGAGCTGATTGAGATCTCCGCCGGCAAGCGGGGCAAAAACGCCGATATCAAACGCATTTTGCAGCAGGAAGGGGAAAAAACCCTGGCCGCTATTCCCAAAGGCAATCGCATTGTCACACTGGAAGTCACGGGCAAACCCTGGGACACCCACCAGCTGGCCAGTAATATGGAAAAGTGGCAGCTGGACGGCCGTGATGTCAGCTTGCTGATAGGCGGACCTGAAGGCCTGGCGCCGGAATGTATCGCCGCTTCCGAGCAAAAATGGTCATTGTCTAACCTGACACTCCCCCACCCGCTGGTGCGCATTGTGGTGGCAGAAAGCCTGTATCGTGGCTGGAGTTTAAATAACAACCATCCTTATCACAGGGAATAG
- the mrdA gene encoding penicillin-binding protein 2 — protein sequence MLNHRPTIRDHSAEANLFARRAFIGFVFVVTLIGILLHNVYKLQVTEHETYQTRSNDNRIKVIPVAPNRGLIYDRNGIILAENRPVYNLEVIPEDVDDLETALTQVRTLIDISDQQVEEFRKDIRHNRRFKSQILKGRLNEQEVAIFSVNQHKFPGFSIEARLARYYPYGDTLTHALGYVAKLNKKELAELESEGNASNYRATRDIGKLGIEKFYESRLHGVVGSQRVEVNNRGRIIRTLGVEPPQPGEDLVLTMDIGLQQIAQKALEGVRGAIVVLDPKDGGVLAMYSNPSYDPNLFVHGISSKDYRELLNPDRPLINRVTQGRYAPASTVKPHLAILALEEELVTEQTKLWDPGFFQIPNVDHRWRDWKRWGHGHVDVYKAIEESCDTYFYHTAYQLGITKISNFMSQFGFGDLSGIDIHEETSAIMPTTDWKRQRFRENWWPGDTISVGIGQGYWTATPIQIANAVSILVNKGAHRPPHLAQVARHDNEVTQMYTDEKPPVVLKNPDHWRIALEAMHNTVYKTTGTAHKAFKGATYDPAGKTGTAQIVSIAQGEEYDAEKLQERHRDNAIYTGFAPYNDPRIVVAIVVENQGGGSAIAAPIARRLMDYYFATYPSDTEGQ from the coding sequence ATGCTCAATCACAGGCCGACGATCCGCGACCACAGCGCAGAAGCAAACTTGTTTGCGCGTCGCGCCTTTATTGGCTTTGTCTTCGTGGTGACCCTGATAGGCATTTTGTTGCACAATGTCTACAAGTTACAAGTCACTGAGCACGAGACCTATCAGACCCGCTCTAACGATAACCGCATTAAAGTCATTCCGGTCGCCCCTAACCGCGGGTTAATCTATGACCGCAATGGCATTATCCTGGCCGAAAACCGCCCGGTTTATAATCTGGAAGTGATCCCTGAGGACGTAGATGACCTGGAAACCGCACTGACCCAGGTGCGCACCCTTATCGACATCAGCGACCAGCAGGTCGAAGAGTTTCGCAAAGACATTCGTCATAATCGCCGCTTTAAAAGTCAGATCCTCAAAGGCCGGTTGAACGAACAAGAGGTGGCCATCTTTTCGGTCAACCAGCATAAATTTCCCGGCTTCAGTATTGAGGCGCGGCTGGCTCGTTACTACCCCTACGGCGATACCCTTACCCATGCGCTGGGGTATGTTGCCAAGCTGAATAAAAAGGAACTGGCCGAGCTGGAATCAGAAGGTAATGCCAGCAACTATCGCGCAACCCGGGATATCGGCAAACTGGGCATTGAAAAATTTTACGAATCCCGCCTGCACGGCGTGGTAGGCTCACAACGCGTTGAGGTCAACAACCGTGGCCGGATCATTCGCACTTTGGGCGTTGAGCCACCGCAGCCCGGTGAAGATCTGGTCCTGACCATGGACATCGGCCTGCAACAGATCGCCCAAAAAGCGCTTGAAGGCGTGCGCGGGGCCATTGTGGTGCTCGACCCCAAAGACGGCGGCGTGCTGGCCATGTACTCCAACCCAAGCTATGACCCTAACCTGTTTGTCCACGGGATCAGCAGCAAGGACTATCGTGAATTACTCAACCCCGACAGGCCGCTGATCAACCGCGTCACCCAGGGCCGCTATGCGCCGGCATCTACGGTTAAGCCCCATCTGGCTATCCTGGCGCTGGAAGAGGAGCTGGTCACAGAGCAAACCAAACTTTGGGATCCGGGTTTTTTTCAGATCCCCAACGTCGATCACCGCTGGCGTGACTGGAAGCGCTGGGGACATGGCCATGTGGATGTATACAAAGCCATTGAAGAGTCCTGCGACACCTATTTTTACCATACCGCTTATCAGCTTGGCATTACCAAGATCAGTAACTTTATGAGCCAGTTTGGTTTTGGTGACCTCTCAGGCATCGATATCCATGAAGAAACCAGTGCCATCATGCCCACCACAGACTGGAAGCGCCAGCGCTTCAGAGAAAACTGGTGGCCCGGCGACACCATTTCCGTCGGCATTGGACAGGGTTACTGGACTGCCACCCCTATTCAGATTGCCAATGCGGTGTCTATTTTGGTTAACAAAGGCGCGCACCGGCCACCACATCTGGCTCAGGTTGCTCGCCATGACAATGAAGTCACGCAAATGTATACCGATGAAAAGCCGCCCGTAGTATTGAAAAACCCGGATCACTGGCGCATAGCCCTGGAGGCCATGCACAACACGGTATATAAAACCACTGGCACGGCCCACAAAGCATTCAAAGGGGCAACTTATGATCCAGCCGGTAAAACCGGTACCGCACAAATCGTCAGTATTGCCCAGGGCGAAGAGTACGACGCTGAAAAATTGCAGGAGCGGCACCGAGATAACGCCATTTACACCGGGTTCGCACCGTATAACGACCCGCGTATTGTGGTTGCCATTGTGGTTGAAAACCAGGGCGGTGGCTCGGCTATCGCTGCGCCCATCGCACGGCGCCTGATGGACTATTATTTTGCCACTTACCCCAGTGACACGGAGGGACAATGA
- the rodA gene encoding rod shape-determining protein RodA codes for MSPLNQQRTIWQRLHIDLPLLLAMLAMMVGSITIVYSASGQDMDMVVRHSKRMFAAFAAMLLVAQLSPNTLKRLVFPMYTVGLLMLIAVLFVGVSSKGAQRWLDLGITRFQPSEIMKVAVPMMVAWYIGRHHMPPRFIHIIVGFAIVLVPTLLIKEQPDLGTSILIASSGIFVLFLGGLSWKLIGSGMLLAVPGGFALWHFGMHAYQKQRVLTFLDPESDPLGSGYHIIQSKIAIGSGGIEGKGWLQGTQSQLEFLPERHTDFIFSVLSEEFGLTGVVILLSLYLFIIGRGLYVAVNAQDAFSKLLAGALTLTFFVYIFVNIGMVSGLLPVVGVPLPLISYGGTSMVTLMAGFGIIMSIATDKRMLLK; via the coding sequence ATGAGTCCGTTGAATCAACAGCGTACCATCTGGCAACGACTGCACATCGACCTGCCACTGCTGCTTGCCATGCTGGCGATGATGGTTGGCAGTATCACCATAGTCTACAGTGCCAGTGGTCAGGATATGGACATGGTGGTGCGCCACAGCAAGCGTATGTTTGCCGCCTTTGCGGCCATGCTGTTGGTGGCCCAACTGTCTCCCAATACCTTAAAAAGGCTGGTGTTTCCCATGTACACCGTTGGCCTGCTGATGCTGATTGCCGTCCTGTTTGTCGGGGTCAGCAGTAAAGGCGCGCAGCGCTGGCTGGATCTGGGTATTACCCGTTTTCAGCCATCCGAAATCATGAAAGTCGCCGTGCCCATGATGGTTGCCTGGTACATTGGTCGACACCATATGCCGCCGCGCTTTATCCACATTATCGTTGGCTTTGCGATTGTGCTGGTGCCAACTTTGCTCATTAAGGAGCAACCCGACCTGGGCACCTCTATCCTTATCGCCAGCTCAGGGATATTTGTGCTGTTTCTCGGCGGGTTGAGCTGGAAACTGATAGGCTCCGGCATGCTGCTCGCCGTGCCCGGTGGCTTTGCGCTGTGGCACTTTGGTATGCACGCCTATCAAAAACAACGGGTCCTGACCTTTTTAGACCCGGAGAGCGACCCGCTTGGCTCTGGCTATCACATCATACAATCGAAAATCGCCATCGGCTCTGGTGGCATTGAGGGTAAGGGCTGGCTGCAGGGCACCCAGTCGCAACTGGAGTTTTTGCCCGAGCGTCATACTGACTTCATTTTTTCCGTGTTAAGTGAAGAATTCGGGCTCACCGGTGTGGTGATTTTACTGAGCCTGTATTTGTTTATCATTGGCCGCGGACTGTACGTTGCCGTAAACGCGCAGGATGCCTTCAGTAAACTGCTGGCTGGCGCACTGACACTGACCTTTTTCGTATATATTTTTGTTAATATCGGCATGGTCTCGGGCCTACTCCCTGTCGTTGGGGTGCCACTGCCGCTGATCAGTTATGGCGGCACCTCCATGGTGACCCTGATGGCCGGGTTTGGCATTATTATGTCGATAGCCACAGATAAGAGGATGTTATTGAAGTGA
- a CDS encoding septal ring lytic transglycosylase RlpA family protein, which translates to MKRTFKQAALLGFVVVLSACSSRYHVKQDKAPLRAPTELEMQDALVTSEAKSVSAGRPYEVLGKRYTPMSDEKGYQAQGTASWYGHKFHGYYTSNGEVFNMFDMTAAHKTLPLPSFVRVTNVENGKSAIVRVNDRGPFHDDRLIDLSYAAAYKLGFHRQGTAQVKIEALTIARDTPRLTYVQVAAASNIENVQALASTLSQQFQLGTPIAFEDNLYKLRLGPITDDNTAQKLLETLRQGEFNRAFLLYTEHEL; encoded by the coding sequence ATTAAGAGGACGTTTAAACAAGCTGCACTACTGGGCTTTGTTGTAGTATTAAGCGCCTGTAGCAGTCGCTATCATGTGAAGCAGGACAAAGCCCCGTTGCGCGCGCCCACTGAGCTGGAGATGCAGGACGCACTGGTGACCAGTGAAGCCAAAAGTGTTAGCGCAGGTCGCCCCTATGAGGTACTAGGCAAGCGGTATACGCCCATGTCAGATGAAAAAGGGTATCAGGCACAAGGGACCGCGTCCTGGTATGGACATAAATTCCATGGCTACTACACCTCTAATGGCGAGGTGTTCAACATGTTTGATATGACCGCCGCACACAAAACACTGCCATTACCGAGCTTTGTGCGGGTTACCAATGTCGAAAATGGCAAAAGCGCCATTGTCAGGGTCAATGACCGAGGACCCTTTCACGATGACCGCCTGATTGACCTGTCCTATGCCGCCGCCTATAAACTGGGCTTTCATCGCCAGGGTACAGCACAGGTTAAGATAGAAGCCCTTACCATAGCGCGCGATACGCCCAGGCTAACCTATGTGCAGGTTGCCGCCGCCAGTAACATTGAAAATGTACAGGCGCTGGCCAGCACCTTGTCGCAGCAATTTCAGCTTGGCACACCCATTGCCTTTGAGGACAATTTATACAAGCTAAGACTTGGCCCGATCACCGACGATAATACCGCGCAAAAGCTCTTAGAAACCTTGCGCCAGGGTGAATTTAATCGCGCCTTCTTGCTTTACACAGAACATGAACTTTAA
- a CDS encoding serine hydrolase, which produces MTVFKPKFIKHLVGAVCSFTLFSASAQILPSPPQIGAKGYFLVDFTTGKVIAEGNPDTKLAPASLTKMMTSYVIGTELLAGNISNDDMVTISEKAWAKNFPESSKMFIEVGKQVSVKDLNYGVIIQSGNDACVAMAEHIAGSESAFTDLMNAHAEKLGMSNSHFANSHGLDSTEQYTTPRDMATLGAALIRDVPDEYAIYKEKSFTFNGIKQYNRNSLLWDASLDVDGIKTGHTSEAGYSLVTSATKGDMRLIAVVMGTASERARKVESKKLLNYGFRFFETITPYKAGDSFADQRIWMGNKETVSLGIAEDTPITIPRGQRKNLKAHFELDKTLEAPLAKGSKVGTLFLQLEGEDIAQYPLVTLEEIEEGSFFSKIYDYLRLQIMQ; this is translated from the coding sequence ATGACAGTTTTCAAACCTAAATTTATTAAACACTTAGTGGGCGCCGTGTGTTCGTTCACCCTGTTTTCGGCCAGTGCGCAGATCTTGCCTTCACCACCTCAAATTGGTGCCAAGGGCTATTTCCTGGTGGATTTTACAACCGGTAAAGTCATTGCCGAGGGCAACCCAGACACTAAGCTGGCCCCGGCGAGCTTAACCAAAATGATGACCAGTTATGTGATTGGTACCGAGCTGCTGGCTGGGAACATTTCTAACGACGACATGGTCACCATCAGTGAAAAGGCCTGGGCGAAGAACTTCCCGGAATCTTCCAAAATGTTTATCGAAGTGGGTAAGCAGGTCAGTGTTAAAGACCTCAACTACGGTGTGATTATCCAGTCGGGTAACGACGCCTGTGTCGCCATGGCAGAGCATATCGCAGGCAGTGAAAGCGCCTTTACCGATCTGATGAATGCCCATGCTGAGAAACTGGGCATGAGCAACTCGCACTTTGCTAACAGCCACGGTCTGGACAGCACCGAGCAGTACACCACACCAAGAGATATGGCGACCCTGGGTGCAGCGCTTATTCGTGATGTACCGGACGAGTATGCCATCTACAAAGAGAAGTCGTTCACCTTTAATGGCATTAAGCAGTACAACCGTAACTCCCTGCTGTGGGATGCCAGCCTGGACGTCGATGGCATTAAAACCGGTCACACCTCAGAAGCCGGCTACAGCCTGGTAACTTCAGCCACCAAAGGCGACATGCGTCTGATAGCCGTGGTCATGGGCACAGCCAGTGAACGTGCTCGTAAAGTAGAGAGTAAAAAGCTCCTGAACTATGGCTTTCGCTTCTTCGAAACCATTACCCCTTATAAAGCGGGCGACAGCTTTGCCGATCAACGGATATGGATGGGTAATAAAGAGACCGTATCACTGGGTATTGCCGAGGATACACCGATCACCATTCCACGTGGTCAGCGTAAAAACCTGAAGGCCCACTTCGAGCTGGATAAAACCCTCGAAGCACCACTGGCGAAAGGCAGCAAGGTTGGTACTTTATTCTTGCAACTGGAAGGCGAAGACATTGCCCAGTACCCGCTGGTCACGCTGGAAGAAATAGAGGAAGGCAGTTTCTTCAGCAAGATTTACGACTACTTACGTTTACAGATCATGCAATAA
- the ybeD gene encoding DUF493 family protein YbeD, translating into MVTPVKNTKFDEYLEFPCPFTFKIMGLANVNLTDQVVAKMQTLAPGDYAPKTKPSSKGNYESVTLVATVTSKEHIEQIYTEIGSLPDVRYVL; encoded by the coding sequence GTGGTAACACCTGTAAAAAATACTAAGTTTGACGAGTACTTAGAGTTCCCTTGCCCGTTTACCTTCAAGATTATGGGTCTGGCGAACGTCAACCTGACCGATCAGGTTGTCGCAAAGATGCAAACTTTGGCACCCGGTGACTATGCACCAAAAACCAAGCCAAGCAGCAAAGGCAACTATGAATCCGTCACCCTGGTTGCCACTGTGACGTCAAAAGAGCACATTGAGCAGATCTACACTGAGATAGGTTCACTGCCAGACGTTCGATACGTGCTATAA
- the lipB gene encoding lipoyl(octanoyl) transferase LipB has translation MSNRSIIVRQLGRQAYEPIWQKMQSFTDTRDDNSPDEIWLVEHEPVFTQGQAGKAEHLLAPGDIPVVKVDRGGQVTYHGPGQQMMYVLFNLRRLKIGVRELVTWLEETIIDMLKDHGIEAYAKPDAPGVYVSDAKIASLGLRVRRGCSFHGLALNVNMDMSPFLRINPCGYAGMEMVQTSQLNGPATLTEAGNGLVEHMLKRLAAEQVIHTQGFENE, from the coding sequence ATGAGCAACCGCAGTATCATAGTTCGTCAGCTGGGCCGCCAGGCGTATGAACCAATCTGGCAAAAAATGCAGTCCTTTACCGACACCCGTGATGACAACAGCCCGGATGAGATCTGGCTGGTAGAACACGAGCCGGTCTTTACTCAGGGCCAGGCCGGTAAAGCCGAACACCTGTTGGCCCCCGGTGATATTCCGGTCGTCAAGGTCGATAGGGGTGGCCAGGTCACCTACCATGGCCCAGGCCAGCAGATGATGTATGTGCTGTTTAATCTGCGTCGGCTAAAGATTGGGGTCCGCGAGCTGGTTACCTGGCTTGAAGAAACCATCATCGACATGCTTAAAGATCATGGCATTGAAGCCTATGCCAAACCGGATGCGCCTGGCGTTTATGTCAGTGATGCCAAAATCGCCTCTTTGGGGCTGCGGGTCCGTCGGGGTTGCTCGTTTCATGGTCTGGCGCTGAACGTCAACATGGATATGAGTCCATTTTTACGCATCAACCCGTGTGGCTATGCCGGCATGGAAATGGTGCAAACCAGTCAACTTAATGGCCCTGCTACGCTTACTGAGGCGGGCAATGGCCTGGTAGAACACATGCTCAAGCGCCTCGCGGCCGAGCAGGTTATACACACCCAGGGGTTTGAAAACGAATGA
- the lipA gene encoding lipoyl synthase: MSKPVKIEPGVKLRDAEKMALIPVKVMPTERDEMLRKPDWLKIRLPKSSERIDGIKQAMRKHGLHSVCEEASCPNLSECFNHGTATFMILGAICTRRCPFCDVAHGRPLKPDAAEPEKLALTIKDMKLKYVVITSVDRDDLRDGGAQHFADCIREIRKHNPGITIEILVPDFRGRMDRALEILTETPPDVFNHNLETAPRLYKMARPGADYKWSLELLRRFKEAHPEVKTKSGLMVGLGEEMSEIEEVLRDLREHNVDMLTVGQYLAPSKHHLPVKRYVPPAEFDALKEYADEIGFSHAACGPFVRSSYHADQQAAGKEVK; this comes from the coding sequence ATGAGTAAACCAGTGAAAATTGAGCCAGGGGTAAAGCTCCGCGACGCAGAAAAAATGGCGTTGATCCCGGTTAAAGTAATGCCAACCGAGCGCGATGAAATGCTCCGTAAGCCGGACTGGCTGAAGATCCGTCTGCCAAAATCCAGCGAGCGTATTGATGGCATTAAACAGGCAATGCGCAAGCACGGTCTGCACTCCGTCTGTGAAGAAGCCTCATGCCCTAACCTGTCTGAGTGTTTTAACCACGGCACTGCTACCTTTATGATTTTGGGTGCCATCTGTACCCGTCGTTGCCCATTCTGTGACGTGGCACACGGTCGTCCACTCAAGCCAGATGCCGCAGAGCCAGAAAAGCTGGCACTGACCATCAAAGACATGAAGCTGAAATACGTGGTGATCACGTCGGTTGACCGTGATGACCTGCGTGACGGTGGTGCCCAGCATTTTGCCGATTGTATTCGCGAAATTCGCAAACACAACCCGGGCATTACCATTGAGATCCTGGTACCGGACTTCCGTGGCCGGATGGACCGCGCACTGGAGATCTTAACCGAGACACCACCAGATGTGTTTAACCACAACCTGGAAACCGCACCACGTCTGTACAAAATGGCGCGTCCGGGTGCCGACTATAAATGGTCACTGGAGCTGTTACGTCGCTTTAAAGAAGCGCACCCTGAGGTGAAAACCAAGTCTGGCCTGATGGTTGGTCTGGGTGAAGAGATGTCAGAAATCGAAGAAGTACTGCGCGACTTGCGTGAGCATAACGTCGACATGCTGACCGTTGGCCAATACCTGGCACCGTCTAAGCACCACCTGCCGGTTAAACGCTACGTGCCACCCGCAGAGTTCGATGCGCTGAAAGAATACGCCGACGAAATTGGCTTCAGCCACGCCGCCTGCGGCCCATTTGTGCGTTCCAGCTACCATGCTGATCAGCAAGCTGCGGGTAAAGAGGTAAAATAA